One Oncorhynchus kisutch isolate 150728-3 linkage group LG13, Okis_V2, whole genome shotgun sequence DNA window includes the following coding sequences:
- the LOC109902234 gene encoding transcription elongation factor A protein 3-like isoform X10, whose protein sequence is MTREEELIRIAKKLDKMVSRNNTEGALDLLNELKSFNMTLKLLQETRIGMSVNGIRKHCTDDEVVSLAKILIKDWKRLLDAARTQSTERPNKMKNGVDSNKSTGSPVRSPLEKDTSHKRLDVSDSEPESEKEEYSDKRQKEKYNVEHKKDERAVDLKKERYTEAFKNKRHAEQSKNGKHTKDARKERHVEHLEEPKKERHFEKSRKERHVPIHDTKNERHVQEPKKESNLEEPKNESHTDDPRKERHTDERRKEIPMYEPPQERPVENHRQGFERRSVLDDLYPSCYSPPRPPRPPRLPLPVRRMSGEVNKGVKKEVKKERERRDSSDTLSPSHPRPTPPSRRPSVKVKKERKDSTDSKPSHSVKRHSTDSKSDRRDSVDSKTSNSPSAKKLSSETKEFHSSKSSHPGPLQRKSSTDSIERRGKPEMPKIPTTPTSPMSPSFSSAGVPLSLCLATGETIRDKCIEMLAAALRTDDNFKEFGTNCDSMAAEIEDHIYTEMGSTDMKYKNRVRSRISNLKDPKNPGLRRNVLAGGIELRRFAIMSAEEMASDELKQLRNNLTKEAIREHQLSKTSGTISDLFQCSKCGKKNCTYNQMQTRSADEPMTTFVLCNECGNRWKFC, encoded by the exons ATGACGCGAGAAGAGGAGTTAATTCGGATTGCAAAAAAGCTGGACAAGATGGTGTCTAGAAATAACACG GAGGGTGCCCTGGACCTGCTGAATGAACTGAAGAGCTTCAACATGACACTGAAACTTCTGCAG GAAACGAGAATCGGCATGTCTGTGAATGGAATCAGGAAGCACTGCACAGACGACGAGGTAGTTTCCCTGGCCAAGATCCTCATCAAGGACTGGAAGAGACTGCTGG ATGCTGCACGTACTCAGAGTACGGAGAGGCCCAATAAGATGAAGAATGGGGTTGACTCCAACAAATCCACAGGGTCCCCAGTCAGGTCCCCCTTAGAGAAAGACACCAG TCACAAGAGGCTGGATGTTTCTGATTCAGAACCTGAATCTGAAAAGGAAGAATACTCTGACAAACGGCAAAAAGAGAAGTACAATGTTGAACACAAAAAAGACGAGAGAGCTGTTGACCTTAAAAAGGAGCGATATACAGAGGCATTCAAAAACAAACGGCATGCAGAACAATCCAAAAACGGAAAACATACAAAAGATGCCAGAAAAGAAAGACATGTAGAACACTTAGAAGAACCCAAAAAGGAGAGACACTtcgaaaaatccagaaaagaaaGACATGTACCTATACATGACACAAAAAATGAAAGACATGTGCAAGAACCCAAGAAAGAAAGTAACCTCGAAGAACCCAAAAACGAGAGCCACACAGATGATCCGAGAAAGGAAAGACACACAGATGAACGCAGAAAGGAGATACCAATGTACGAACCCCCACAAGAGAGACCTGTTGAAAACCACAGACAAGGGTTTGAGAG GAGAAGCGTCTTGGATGATCTTTACCCCTCTTGTTACTCTCCTCCTCGCCCCCCCCGACCACCccgtcttcctctccctgtcagACGTATGTCTGGGGAGGTGAATAAAGGGGTGAAAAAAGAggtgaagaaggagagagagag GAGAGATTCTTCAGACACTCTGTCTCCTTCTCATCCTCGTCCCACCCCTCCGTCCAGACGTCCCTCAGTGAAGGTGAAGAAAGAGAG AAAGGACTCCACTGACTCCAAGCCCAGCCATTCTGTGAAACGTCATTCGACTGATTCCAAATCAGACAG GAGGGACTCTGTGGATTCCAAGACTAGCAACTCACCCTCAGCTAAGAAGCTCTCTAGCGAGAC gAAAGAATTTCATAGCTCCAAGTCGTCTCACCCTGGCCCTCTGCAGAGAAAGTCCTCAACGGACAGTATTGAACG GAGAGGGAAACCAGAGATGCCAAAGATTCCCACCACCCCCACCAGTCCCATGTCCCCCTCCTTCAGCTCAGCAGGGGTTCCCCTGTCCCTTTGCCTTGCCACTGGAGAAACCATCAGGGACAAGTGCATCGAGATGCTGGCTGCTGCTCTACGTACAGATG ACAACTTCAAAGAATTTGGGACAAACTGTGACTCCATGGCAGCAGAGATTGAAGATC ATATTTACACGGAGATGGGATCCACAGATATGAAGTATAAAAACAGGGTGCGGAGCCGCATCAGCAACCTGAAGGACCCCAAAAACCCTGGACTGCGGAGGAACGTCCTGGCTGGAGGCATCGAGCTGAGACGCTTCGCCATCATGTCTGCTGAG gaGATGGCTAGTGATGAGCTGAAGCAGCTGAGGAACAATCTGACTAAGGAGGCCATTAGGGAACACCAACTGTCCAAAACCAGCGGTACCATTTCTGACCTGTTTCAGTGCAGCAAGTGCGGCAAAAAGAACTGCACCTACAACCAG ATGCAGACCCGCAGCGCTGATGAGCCTATGACTACTTTTGTTCTGTGTAACGAGTGCGGGAACCGCTGGAAG TTCTGCTGA
- the LOC109902234 gene encoding peptidyl-prolyl cis-trans isomerase G-like isoform X8, which produces MTREEELIRIAKKLDKMVSRNNTEGALDLLNELKSFNMTLKLLQETRIGMSVNGIRKHCTDDEVVSLAKILIKDWKRLLDAARTQSTERPNKMKNGVDSNKSTGSPVRSPLEKDTSHKRLDVSDSEPESEKEEYSDKRQKEKYNVEHKKDERAVDLKKERYTEAFKNKRHAEQSKNGKHTKDARKERHVEHLEEPKKERHFEKSRKERHVPIHDTKNERHVQEPKKESNLEEPKNESHTDDPRKERHTDERRKEIPMYEPPQERPVENHRQGFERRSVLDDLYPSCYSPPRPPRPPRLPLPVRRMSGEVNKGVKKEVKKERERRDSSDTLSPSHPRPTPPSRRPSVKVKKERKDSDSKVPKKTSVDAKKERKDLSDSKPKPAKRQSLDSSDSNPKRSKRQSLDSSDSNPKRSKRQSLDGKKDRKDSTDSKPSHSVKRHSTDSKSDRRDSVDSKTSNSPSAKKLSSETKEFHSSKSSHPGPLQRKSSTDSIERRGKPEMPKIPTTPTSPMSPSFSSAGVPLSLCLATGETIRDKCIEMLAAALRTDDNFKEFGTNCDSMAAEIEDHIYTEMGSTDMKYKNRVRSRISNLKDPKNPGLRRNVLAGGIELRRFAIMSAEEMASDELKQLRNNLTKEAIREHQLSKTSGTISDLFQCSKCGKKNCTYNQMQTRSADEPMTTFVLCNECGNRWKFC; this is translated from the exons ATGACGCGAGAAGAGGAGTTAATTCGGATTGCAAAAAAGCTGGACAAGATGGTGTCTAGAAATAACACG GAGGGTGCCCTGGACCTGCTGAATGAACTGAAGAGCTTCAACATGACACTGAAACTTCTGCAG GAAACGAGAATCGGCATGTCTGTGAATGGAATCAGGAAGCACTGCACAGACGACGAGGTAGTTTCCCTGGCCAAGATCCTCATCAAGGACTGGAAGAGACTGCTGG ATGCTGCACGTACTCAGAGTACGGAGAGGCCCAATAAGATGAAGAATGGGGTTGACTCCAACAAATCCACAGGGTCCCCAGTCAGGTCCCCCTTAGAGAAAGACACCAG TCACAAGAGGCTGGATGTTTCTGATTCAGAACCTGAATCTGAAAAGGAAGAATACTCTGACAAACGGCAAAAAGAGAAGTACAATGTTGAACACAAAAAAGACGAGAGAGCTGTTGACCTTAAAAAGGAGCGATATACAGAGGCATTCAAAAACAAACGGCATGCAGAACAATCCAAAAACGGAAAACATACAAAAGATGCCAGAAAAGAAAGACATGTAGAACACTTAGAAGAACCCAAAAAGGAGAGACACTtcgaaaaatccagaaaagaaaGACATGTACCTATACATGACACAAAAAATGAAAGACATGTGCAAGAACCCAAGAAAGAAAGTAACCTCGAAGAACCCAAAAACGAGAGCCACACAGATGATCCGAGAAAGGAAAGACACACAGATGAACGCAGAAAGGAGATACCAATGTACGAACCCCCACAAGAGAGACCTGTTGAAAACCACAGACAAGGGTTTGAGAG GAGAAGCGTCTTGGATGATCTTTACCCCTCTTGTTACTCTCCTCCTCGCCCCCCCCGACCACCccgtcttcctctccctgtcagACGTATGTCTGGGGAGGTGAATAAAGGGGTGAAAAAAGAggtgaagaaggagagagagag GAGAGATTCTTCAGACACTCTGTCTCCTTCTCATCCTCGTCCCACCCCTCCGTCCAGACGTCCCTCAGTGAAGGTGAAGAAAGAGAG AAAAGACTCCGATAGCAAAGTGCCCAAAAAAACATCTGTTGATGCCAAGAAAGAAAG AAAGGATTTGTCAGATTCCAAACCAAAACCTGCTAAAAGGCAGAGTCTGGACTCGTCAGATTCCAATCCAAAACGTTCTAAAAGGCAGAGTCTGGACTCGTCAGATTCCAATCCAAAACGTTCTAAAAGGCAGAGTCTGGATGGCAAGAAAGACAG AAAGGACTCCACTGACTCCAAGCCCAGCCATTCTGTGAAACGTCATTCGACTGATTCCAAATCAGACAG GAGGGACTCTGTGGATTCCAAGACTAGCAACTCACCCTCAGCTAAGAAGCTCTCTAGCGAGAC gAAAGAATTTCATAGCTCCAAGTCGTCTCACCCTGGCCCTCTGCAGAGAAAGTCCTCAACGGACAGTATTGAACG GAGAGGGAAACCAGAGATGCCAAAGATTCCCACCACCCCCACCAGTCCCATGTCCCCCTCCTTCAGCTCAGCAGGGGTTCCCCTGTCCCTTTGCCTTGCCACTGGAGAAACCATCAGGGACAAGTGCATCGAGATGCTGGCTGCTGCTCTACGTACAGATG ACAACTTCAAAGAATTTGGGACAAACTGTGACTCCATGGCAGCAGAGATTGAAGATC ATATTTACACGGAGATGGGATCCACAGATATGAAGTATAAAAACAGGGTGCGGAGCCGCATCAGCAACCTGAAGGACCCCAAAAACCCTGGACTGCGGAGGAACGTCCTGGCTGGAGGCATCGAGCTGAGACGCTTCGCCATCATGTCTGCTGAG gaGATGGCTAGTGATGAGCTGAAGCAGCTGAGGAACAATCTGACTAAGGAGGCCATTAGGGAACACCAACTGTCCAAAACCAGCGGTACCATTTCTGACCTGTTTCAGTGCAGCAAGTGCGGCAAAAAGAACTGCACCTACAACCAG ATGCAGACCCGCAGCGCTGATGAGCCTATGACTACTTTTGTTCTGTGTAACGAGTGCGGGAACCGCTGGAAG TTCTGCTGA
- the LOC109902234 gene encoding transcription elongation factor A protein 2-like isoform X18, whose protein sequence is MTREEELIRIAKKLDKMVSRNNTEGALDLLNELKSFNMTLKLLQETRIGMSVNGIRKHCTDDEVVSLAKILIKDWKRLLDAARTQSTERPNKMKNGVDSNKSTGSPVRSPLEKDTRKDSTDSKPSHSVKRHSTDSKSDRRDSVDSKTSNSPSAKKLSSETKEFHSSKSSHPGPLQRKSSTDSIERRGKPEMPKIPTTPTSPMSPSFSSAGVPLSLCLATGETIRDKCIEMLAAALRTDDNFKEFGTNCDSMAAEIEDHIYTEMGSTDMKYKNRVRSRISNLKDPKNPGLRRNVLAGGIELRRFAIMSAEEMASDELKQLRNNLTKEAIREHQLSKTSGTISDLFQCSKCGKKNCTYNQMQTRSADEPMTTFVLCNECGNRWKFC, encoded by the exons ATGACGCGAGAAGAGGAGTTAATTCGGATTGCAAAAAAGCTGGACAAGATGGTGTCTAGAAATAACACG GAGGGTGCCCTGGACCTGCTGAATGAACTGAAGAGCTTCAACATGACACTGAAACTTCTGCAG GAAACGAGAATCGGCATGTCTGTGAATGGAATCAGGAAGCACTGCACAGACGACGAGGTAGTTTCCCTGGCCAAGATCCTCATCAAGGACTGGAAGAGACTGCTGG ATGCTGCACGTACTCAGAGTACGGAGAGGCCCAATAAGATGAAGAATGGGGTTGACTCCAACAAATCCACAGGGTCCCCAGTCAGGTCCCCCTTAGAGAAAGACACCAG AAAGGACTCCACTGACTCCAAGCCCAGCCATTCTGTGAAACGTCATTCGACTGATTCCAAATCAGACAG GAGGGACTCTGTGGATTCCAAGACTAGCAACTCACCCTCAGCTAAGAAGCTCTCTAGCGAGAC gAAAGAATTTCATAGCTCCAAGTCGTCTCACCCTGGCCCTCTGCAGAGAAAGTCCTCAACGGACAGTATTGAACG GAGAGGGAAACCAGAGATGCCAAAGATTCCCACCACCCCCACCAGTCCCATGTCCCCCTCCTTCAGCTCAGCAGGGGTTCCCCTGTCCCTTTGCCTTGCCACTGGAGAAACCATCAGGGACAAGTGCATCGAGATGCTGGCTGCTGCTCTACGTACAGATG ACAACTTCAAAGAATTTGGGACAAACTGTGACTCCATGGCAGCAGAGATTGAAGATC ATATTTACACGGAGATGGGATCCACAGATATGAAGTATAAAAACAGGGTGCGGAGCCGCATCAGCAACCTGAAGGACCCCAAAAACCCTGGACTGCGGAGGAACGTCCTGGCTGGAGGCATCGAGCTGAGACGCTTCGCCATCATGTCTGCTGAG gaGATGGCTAGTGATGAGCTGAAGCAGCTGAGGAACAATCTGACTAAGGAGGCCATTAGGGAACACCAACTGTCCAAAACCAGCGGTACCATTTCTGACCTGTTTCAGTGCAGCAAGTGCGGCAAAAAGAACTGCACCTACAACCAG ATGCAGACCCGCAGCGCTGATGAGCCTATGACTACTTTTGTTCTGTGTAACGAGTGCGGGAACCGCTGGAAG TTCTGCTGA
- the LOC109902234 gene encoding uncharacterized protein DDB_G0284459-like isoform X3, giving the protein MTREEELIRIAKKLDKMVSRNNTEGALDLLNELKSFNMTLKLLQETRIGMSVNGIRKHCTDDEVVSLAKILIKDWKRLLDAARTQSTERPNKMKNGVDSNKSTGSPVRSPLEKDTSHKRLDVSDSEPESEKEEYSDKRQKEKYNVEHKKDERAVDLKKERYTEAFKNKRHAEQSKNGKHTKDARKERHVEHLEEPKKERHFEKSRKERHVPIHDTKNERHVQEPKKESNLEEPKNESHTDDPRKERHTDERRKEIPMYEPPQERPVENHRQGFERRSVLDDLYPSCYSPPRPPRPPRLPLPVRRMSGEVNKGVKKEVKKERERRDSSDTLSPSHPRPTPPSRRPSVKVKKERKEPPRISVVRKEPPDPNAPFAPLPLHLHPPPHVKRPSVEVKKEREESSDYKPVSLKVTSSDHVKKDRKDSDSKVPKKTSVDAKKERKDLSDSKPKPAKRQSLDSSDSNPKRSKRQSLDSSDSNPKRSKRQSLDGKKDRKDSTDSKPSHSVKRHSTDSKSDRRDSVDSKTSNSPSAKKLSSETKEFHSSKSSHPGPLQRKSSTDSIERRGKPEMPKIPTTPTSPMSPSFSSAGVPLSLCLATGETIRDKCIEMLAAALRTDDNFKEFGTNCDSMAAEIEDHIYTEMGSTDMKYKNRVRSRISNLKDPKNPGLRRNVLAGGIELRRFAIMSAEEMASDELKQLRNNLTKEAIREHQLSKTSGTISDLFQCSKCGKKNCTYNQMQTRSADEPMTTFVLCNECGNRWKFC; this is encoded by the exons ATGACGCGAGAAGAGGAGTTAATTCGGATTGCAAAAAAGCTGGACAAGATGGTGTCTAGAAATAACACG GAGGGTGCCCTGGACCTGCTGAATGAACTGAAGAGCTTCAACATGACACTGAAACTTCTGCAG GAAACGAGAATCGGCATGTCTGTGAATGGAATCAGGAAGCACTGCACAGACGACGAGGTAGTTTCCCTGGCCAAGATCCTCATCAAGGACTGGAAGAGACTGCTGG ATGCTGCACGTACTCAGAGTACGGAGAGGCCCAATAAGATGAAGAATGGGGTTGACTCCAACAAATCCACAGGGTCCCCAGTCAGGTCCCCCTTAGAGAAAGACACCAG TCACAAGAGGCTGGATGTTTCTGATTCAGAACCTGAATCTGAAAAGGAAGAATACTCTGACAAACGGCAAAAAGAGAAGTACAATGTTGAACACAAAAAAGACGAGAGAGCTGTTGACCTTAAAAAGGAGCGATATACAGAGGCATTCAAAAACAAACGGCATGCAGAACAATCCAAAAACGGAAAACATACAAAAGATGCCAGAAAAGAAAGACATGTAGAACACTTAGAAGAACCCAAAAAGGAGAGACACTtcgaaaaatccagaaaagaaaGACATGTACCTATACATGACACAAAAAATGAAAGACATGTGCAAGAACCCAAGAAAGAAAGTAACCTCGAAGAACCCAAAAACGAGAGCCACACAGATGATCCGAGAAAGGAAAGACACACAGATGAACGCAGAAAGGAGATACCAATGTACGAACCCCCACAAGAGAGACCTGTTGAAAACCACAGACAAGGGTTTGAGAG GAGAAGCGTCTTGGATGATCTTTACCCCTCTTGTTACTCTCCTCCTCGCCCCCCCCGACCACCccgtcttcctctccctgtcagACGTATGTCTGGGGAGGTGAATAAAGGGGTGAAAAAAGAggtgaagaaggagagagagag GAGAGATTCTTCAGACACTCTGTCTCCTTCTCATCCTCGTCCCACCCCTCCGTCCAGACGTCCCTCAGTGAAGGTGAAGAAAGAGAG AAAAGAGCCTCCGCGGATTTCTGTGGTTAGAAAAGAGCCTCCGGACCCCAATGCTCCATttgctcctcttcctctccatctccatcctccCCCTCACGTGAAGCGCCCATCAGTGGAAGTCAAAAAGGAGAG AGAAGAGTCGTCAGATTACAAACCCGTTTCTCTGAAGGTGACGTCATCTGACCATGTGAAAAAGGATAG AAAAGACTCCGATAGCAAAGTGCCCAAAAAAACATCTGTTGATGCCAAGAAAGAAAG AAAGGATTTGTCAGATTCCAAACCAAAACCTGCTAAAAGGCAGAGTCTGGACTCGTCAGATTCCAATCCAAAACGTTCTAAAAGGCAGAGTCTGGACTCGTCAGATTCCAATCCAAAACGTTCTAAAAGGCAGAGTCTGGATGGCAAGAAAGACAG AAAGGACTCCACTGACTCCAAGCCCAGCCATTCTGTGAAACGTCATTCGACTGATTCCAAATCAGACAG GAGGGACTCTGTGGATTCCAAGACTAGCAACTCACCCTCAGCTAAGAAGCTCTCTAGCGAGAC gAAAGAATTTCATAGCTCCAAGTCGTCTCACCCTGGCCCTCTGCAGAGAAAGTCCTCAACGGACAGTATTGAACG GAGAGGGAAACCAGAGATGCCAAAGATTCCCACCACCCCCACCAGTCCCATGTCCCCCTCCTTCAGCTCAGCAGGGGTTCCCCTGTCCCTTTGCCTTGCCACTGGAGAAACCATCAGGGACAAGTGCATCGAGATGCTGGCTGCTGCTCTACGTACAGATG ACAACTTCAAAGAATTTGGGACAAACTGTGACTCCATGGCAGCAGAGATTGAAGATC ATATTTACACGGAGATGGGATCCACAGATATGAAGTATAAAAACAGGGTGCGGAGCCGCATCAGCAACCTGAAGGACCCCAAAAACCCTGGACTGCGGAGGAACGTCCTGGCTGGAGGCATCGAGCTGAGACGCTTCGCCATCATGTCTGCTGAG gaGATGGCTAGTGATGAGCTGAAGCAGCTGAGGAACAATCTGACTAAGGAGGCCATTAGGGAACACCAACTGTCCAAAACCAGCGGTACCATTTCTGACCTGTTTCAGTGCAGCAAGTGCGGCAAAAAGAACTGCACCTACAACCAG ATGCAGACCCGCAGCGCTGATGAGCCTATGACTACTTTTGTTCTGTGTAACGAGTGCGGGAACCGCTGGAAG TTCTGCTGA
- the LOC109902234 gene encoding transcription elongation factor A protein 3-like isoform X11: MTREEELIRIAKKLDKMVSRNNTEGALDLLNELKSFNMTLKLLQETRIGMSVNGIRKHCTDDEVVSLAKILIKDWKRLLDAARTQSTERPNKMKNGVDSNKSTGSPVRSPLEKDTRRDSSDTLSPSHPRPTPPSRRPSVKVKKERKKAPPDPNSPLPPLHPHPSMPTAAEVKKERKEPPRISVVRKEPPDPNAPFAPLPLHLHPPPHVKRPSVEVKKEREESSDYKPVSLKVTSSDHVKKDRKDSDSKVPKKTSVDAKKERKDLSDSKPKPAKRQSLDSSDSNPKRSKRQSLDSSDSNPKRSKRQSLDGKKDRKDSTDSKPSHSVKRHSTDSKSDRRDSVDSKTSNSPSAKKLSSETKEFHSSKSSHPGPLQRKSSTDSIERRGKPEMPKIPTTPTSPMSPSFSSAGVPLSLCLATGETIRDKCIEMLAAALRTDDNFKEFGTNCDSMAAEIEDHIYTEMGSTDMKYKNRVRSRISNLKDPKNPGLRRNVLAGGIELRRFAIMSAEEMASDELKQLRNNLTKEAIREHQLSKTSGTISDLFQCSKCGKKNCTYNQMQTRSADEPMTTFVLCNECGNRWKFC, encoded by the exons ATGACGCGAGAAGAGGAGTTAATTCGGATTGCAAAAAAGCTGGACAAGATGGTGTCTAGAAATAACACG GAGGGTGCCCTGGACCTGCTGAATGAACTGAAGAGCTTCAACATGACACTGAAACTTCTGCAG GAAACGAGAATCGGCATGTCTGTGAATGGAATCAGGAAGCACTGCACAGACGACGAGGTAGTTTCCCTGGCCAAGATCCTCATCAAGGACTGGAAGAGACTGCTGG ATGCTGCACGTACTCAGAGTACGGAGAGGCCCAATAAGATGAAGAATGGGGTTGACTCCAACAAATCCACAGGGTCCCCAGTCAGGTCCCCCTTAGAGAAAGACACCAG GAGAGATTCTTCAGACACTCTGTCTCCTTCTCATCCTCGTCCCACCCCTCCGTCCAGACGTCCCTCAGTGAAGGTGAAGAAAGAGAG GAAAAAAGCTCCTCCTGACCCTAATtccccacttcctcctcttcatcctcatcctTCTATGCCCACTGCAGCAGAGGTCAAGAAGGAGAG AAAAGAGCCTCCGCGGATTTCTGTGGTTAGAAAAGAGCCTCCGGACCCCAATGCTCCATttgctcctcttcctctccatctccatcctccCCCTCACGTGAAGCGCCCATCAGTGGAAGTCAAAAAGGAGAG AGAAGAGTCGTCAGATTACAAACCCGTTTCTCTGAAGGTGACGTCATCTGACCATGTGAAAAAGGATAG AAAAGACTCCGATAGCAAAGTGCCCAAAAAAACATCTGTTGATGCCAAGAAAGAAAG AAAGGATTTGTCAGATTCCAAACCAAAACCTGCTAAAAGGCAGAGTCTGGACTCGTCAGATTCCAATCCAAAACGTTCTAAAAGGCAGAGTCTGGACTCGTCAGATTCCAATCCAAAACGTTCTAAAAGGCAGAGTCTGGATGGCAAGAAAGACAG AAAGGACTCCACTGACTCCAAGCCCAGCCATTCTGTGAAACGTCATTCGACTGATTCCAAATCAGACAG GAGGGACTCTGTGGATTCCAAGACTAGCAACTCACCCTCAGCTAAGAAGCTCTCTAGCGAGAC gAAAGAATTTCATAGCTCCAAGTCGTCTCACCCTGGCCCTCTGCAGAGAAAGTCCTCAACGGACAGTATTGAACG GAGAGGGAAACCAGAGATGCCAAAGATTCCCACCACCCCCACCAGTCCCATGTCCCCCTCCTTCAGCTCAGCAGGGGTTCCCCTGTCCCTTTGCCTTGCCACTGGAGAAACCATCAGGGACAAGTGCATCGAGATGCTGGCTGCTGCTCTACGTACAGATG ACAACTTCAAAGAATTTGGGACAAACTGTGACTCCATGGCAGCAGAGATTGAAGATC ATATTTACACGGAGATGGGATCCACAGATATGAAGTATAAAAACAGGGTGCGGAGCCGCATCAGCAACCTGAAGGACCCCAAAAACCCTGGACTGCGGAGGAACGTCCTGGCTGGAGGCATCGAGCTGAGACGCTTCGCCATCATGTCTGCTGAG gaGATGGCTAGTGATGAGCTGAAGCAGCTGAGGAACAATCTGACTAAGGAGGCCATTAGGGAACACCAACTGTCCAAAACCAGCGGTACCATTTCTGACCTGTTTCAGTGCAGCAAGTGCGGCAAAAAGAACTGCACCTACAACCAG ATGCAGACCCGCAGCGCTGATGAGCCTATGACTACTTTTGTTCTGTGTAACGAGTGCGGGAACCGCTGGAAG TTCTGCTGA